The following proteins are co-located in the Rhodococcus opacus B4 genome:
- the cbiQ gene encoding cobalt ECF transporter T component CbiQ, with the protein MGAGHTHPLYLDGTSPLHRLPAEVKIVCAVVFVFAVVATPREAFWAFAGYIAVLVVIWRIAGIALTWIAPRMLIELPFVTLAVLLPFAEGGDRVTVAGLSLSVAGLYGAWGILVKGTLGVLASLTLAATTPARDLPLGLARLRVPAMLTTIVVLMLRYLDLLTAEVERMRTARLSRGDDPRTLRQIGATARGVGGLFVRSYERGERVHLAMLSRGFTGSVPTIGAPPATAATWRAGLVPAVCAVGICFSAWVLR; encoded by the coding sequence GTGGGAGCCGGGCACACCCATCCGCTCTACCTCGACGGCACCTCACCCCTGCACCGCCTGCCCGCCGAGGTCAAGATAGTCTGCGCCGTCGTCTTCGTCTTCGCGGTGGTCGCGACACCGCGGGAGGCGTTCTGGGCGTTCGCGGGGTATATCGCCGTCCTGGTCGTGATCTGGCGGATCGCCGGGATCGCGCTCACCTGGATCGCTCCGAGGATGCTGATCGAGTTGCCGTTCGTGACGCTCGCGGTGCTGCTGCCGTTCGCCGAGGGCGGCGACCGCGTCACCGTCGCCGGACTGTCGCTGTCGGTCGCGGGCCTCTACGGGGCGTGGGGCATTCTCGTGAAGGGCACTCTCGGCGTCCTCGCCTCGCTGACGCTCGCCGCGACGACCCCGGCCCGGGACCTGCCGCTGGGCCTGGCGCGCCTGCGCGTGCCCGCGATGCTCACGACGATCGTGGTCCTGATGCTGCGCTACCTCGACCTGCTCACCGCCGAGGTCGAGCGGATGCGCACCGCCCGGCTGTCCCGCGGCGACGACCCCCGGACGTTGCGGCAGATCGGCGCCACCGCCCGGGGTGTCGGCGGATTGTTCGTGCGTTCCTACGAGCGCGGCGAGCGCGTCCACCTGGCCATGTTGTCGCGGGGGTTCACGGGTTCGGTTCCCACGATCGGGGCGCCCCCGGCGACCGCTGCGACGTGGCGGGCAGGACTGGTTCCCGCGGTGTGCGCGGTGGGAATCTGCTTCTCGGCGTGGGTGCTCCGATGA
- a CDS encoding class I SAM-dependent methyltransferase: MSTPEADAATVSQRIFDASLGAIDLLAVHLGDRLGWYRSLASEGPATAGELAERTSTHPRYAREWLEQQAVSGLLTVDTSDPPKFTLPAGAAEVLTDEQSLNYLAPLARIFVAATAQMPALLEAYRTGGGVGWSQYGADARESQADMNRPWYEQVLPGALASVPEVDALLRAPGATIADVGCGGAWSTIALARAYPEATLHGYDIDTATVELARSNVRGQTDVADRITITESDAAGIPEGSCTAAFAFECIHDMPAPVEVLSAVRRALAPGGAVIVMDEAVDDEFSAPGSDVERLMYGFSLTVCLPDGMNHTPSVGTGTVMRPSTLRGYAESAGFGTMDVLPIEDFGFFRFYRLTV, translated from the coding sequence ATGTCCACACCCGAAGCCGACGCCGCGACGGTGTCCCAGCGCATTTTCGACGCGTCGCTCGGGGCCATCGACCTGCTGGCCGTCCATCTGGGAGACCGCCTCGGCTGGTACCGCAGTCTCGCATCGGAGGGCCCGGCGACCGCGGGCGAACTGGCGGAACGCACCTCCACTCATCCGCGGTATGCGCGCGAGTGGCTGGAACAGCAGGCCGTGTCGGGACTTCTCACGGTGGACACGTCGGACCCGCCGAAGTTCACGCTTCCGGCAGGTGCCGCCGAAGTACTCACGGACGAGCAGAGTCTCAACTATCTGGCACCTCTCGCGCGGATCTTCGTCGCCGCGACCGCGCAGATGCCCGCACTGCTCGAGGCGTATCGCACCGGCGGCGGCGTGGGGTGGTCCCAGTACGGCGCGGATGCCCGTGAGTCGCAGGCCGATATGAATCGGCCGTGGTACGAGCAGGTTCTCCCGGGCGCGCTGGCGTCGGTCCCCGAGGTGGACGCGTTGCTCCGGGCACCCGGTGCCACCATCGCCGATGTCGGATGCGGCGGCGCCTGGTCCACGATCGCACTCGCGCGCGCCTATCCGGAGGCCACGCTCCACGGCTACGACATCGACACCGCGACCGTCGAACTCGCGAGGTCCAACGTGCGCGGGCAGACGGATGTCGCCGATCGGATCACGATCACCGAATCGGATGCCGCGGGAATCCCCGAGGGCAGTTGCACCGCGGCCTTCGCGTTCGAGTGCATCCACGACATGCCCGCGCCGGTCGAGGTGCTGTCGGCGGTGCGCAGGGCGCTGGCCCCCGGCGGTGCCGTGATCGTGATGGACGAGGCGGTCGACGACGAATTCTCCGCGCCGGGAAGCGACGTCGAGCGACTGATGTACGGCTTCAGTCTCACCGTGTGCCTGCCCGACGGCATGAACCACACGCCGAGTGTGGGCACCGGAACGGTCATGCGCCCGAGCACATTGCGCGGCTACGCCGAGTCCGCCGGTTTCGGCACCATGGACGTGCTGCCGATCGAGGACTTCGGGTTCTTCCGGTTCTACCGGCTGACGGTGTAA
- a CDS encoding dienelactone hydrolase family protein, translating to MVVADVLEVTTERETHMSEIDLTDLAARHDGSLNLHGYLARPSGEGPWPGVVMVHEAFGLDDVMRRQADRLASAGFLTLTPDLFSAGGARRCLVSTMRAMLSGKGRAYGDIEAARQWLSGSSDCTGKIGVIGFCMGGGFALMTLRTGFDAAAPNYGVLPRDLEAAVAGACPVVASYGGKDFALPNAAAKLESALTRAGVVHDVKEYPTAGHTFLNDELAGPKVMRPLMKVTGMVPDPEAAADAWTRIDGFFGEHLG from the coding sequence ATGGTTGTCGCAGATGTTCTGGAAGTGACGACGGAACGGGAGACGCACATGTCCGAGATCGACCTGACCGACCTCGCTGCGCGGCACGACGGTTCGCTGAACTTGCACGGTTATCTGGCGAGGCCGTCGGGGGAGGGCCCGTGGCCGGGTGTGGTGATGGTGCACGAGGCGTTCGGCTTGGACGACGTGATGCGGCGTCAGGCGGACAGGCTGGCGTCGGCCGGGTTTCTGACCCTGACGCCGGATCTGTTCAGTGCGGGCGGTGCGCGGCGCTGTCTGGTGTCGACGATGCGGGCGATGCTCTCGGGGAAGGGCCGGGCCTATGGGGACATCGAGGCGGCGCGTCAGTGGTTGTCCGGTTCGTCGGACTGTACGGGGAAGATCGGGGTCATCGGGTTCTGCATGGGCGGCGGGTTCGCTCTGATGACCCTGCGCACCGGGTTCGACGCGGCGGCCCCGAACTATGGGGTCCTGCCGCGTGACCTGGAGGCGGCGGTGGCGGGGGCGTGCCCGGTGGTCGCCAGTTACGGCGGGAAGGATTTCGCCCTTCCGAACGCGGCAGCCAAATTGGAGTCGGCACTGACCCGGGCCGGTGTGGTCCACGATGTGAAGGAGTATCCGACTGCCGGCCACACGTTCCTGAACGACGAACTGGCCGGACCGAAGGTGATGCGTCCCCTGATGAAGGTCACGGGGATGGTGCCCGACCCGGAAGCCGCCGCCGATGCGTGGACGAGGATCGACGGTTTCTTCGGTGAGCACCTGGGTTGA
- a CDS encoding PDGLE domain-containing protein, which yields MISLRRFLIGFALVALLVAGAVSYLASSSPDGLDAATTRGCETVETDTGEALVGDCIAQNASAHHLSDSPLADYTVGGRAHLTGVAGVIGATATFVVAGGLFWVLARARRNRTSP from the coding sequence ATGATCTCGCTCCGCCGATTCCTGATCGGCTTCGCGCTGGTGGCGCTGCTCGTCGCCGGCGCGGTCTCCTACCTCGCGAGCTCCAGTCCGGACGGTCTCGATGCCGCGACGACCCGCGGATGCGAGACCGTGGAGACCGACACCGGGGAGGCGCTCGTCGGTGACTGCATCGCCCAGAACGCGTCCGCGCATCACCTGTCGGACTCGCCGCTCGCCGACTACACGGTGGGCGGCCGGGCGCATCTCACCGGGGTCGCCGGCGTCATCGGCGCGACCGCGACGTTCGTCGTCGCGGGTGGTCTGTTCTGGGTGCTCGCCCGCGCGCGGCGGAACCGAACGAGCCCCTGA
- a CDS encoding energy-coupling factor ABC transporter permease, whose translation MHMSDGLINAPTSLLFVVVAAAGLSIAAWRARAELDERTAPMAGLVAAFIFAVQMVNFPILPGVSGHLLGGALAAILVGPYTGMLCVSIVLIVQALLFADGGLTALGANITNMAIIGVVVGYGVAVALRPLVVRRERLRLRVLGGLSFAAALCGTVAASMGFVLEYAIGGTAVSGDSTSLGAVAAYMLGAHVLIGIGEGLITAVTVTAVAKARPDLVYLLRTAPRRVEVRA comes from the coding sequence ATGCACATGAGCGACGGCCTGATCAACGCGCCGACCTCACTGCTGTTCGTCGTCGTCGCCGCGGCAGGACTGTCGATCGCCGCCTGGCGGGCGCGCGCCGAACTCGACGAACGCACCGCGCCGATGGCCGGTCTCGTCGCGGCGTTCATCTTCGCCGTCCAGATGGTCAACTTCCCGATCCTTCCCGGTGTGAGCGGCCACCTCCTCGGTGGCGCACTCGCCGCCATCCTCGTCGGCCCGTACACCGGCATGCTCTGCGTCTCGATCGTGCTGATCGTGCAGGCGCTGCTGTTCGCCGACGGCGGGCTGACGGCGCTGGGAGCGAACATCACCAACATGGCGATCATCGGGGTGGTGGTCGGGTACGGCGTCGCGGTTGCACTGCGTCCGCTCGTCGTGCGCCGGGAGCGGCTGCGCTTGCGCGTTCTCGGCGGACTGTCGTTCGCCGCGGCCCTGTGCGGAACGGTGGCGGCGTCGATGGGCTTCGTTCTCGAGTACGCGATCGGCGGAACCGCCGTGTCCGGGGATTCGACCTCGCTGGGCGCGGTGGCCGCCTACATGCTCGGGGCGCACGTGCTCATCGGCATCGGCGAGGGCCTCATCACCGCCGTCACGGTCACGGCCGTCGCGAAGGCCCGCCCCGACCTCGTGTACCTCCTGCGGACGGCACCCCGGCGAGTGGAGGTGCGGGCATGA
- a CDS encoding DNA-3-methyladenine glycosylase family protein, producing the protein MTASLEVVETTLTARRPLDVAMSLQPLQRGKGDPCHRRTADGAIWRTSVQKSGPVTYRLTQIDRHSVRCQAWGAGAPELAAGLGRLVGDHDECADFAPDHPILAEAHRRFPHLRLGRTDRVLEALVPAILEQRVHGIAAFASWRRLVWKFGAPAPGPAPDGMRLPPTADVWRRVPSWEFHRANVDPARSRTIVRCAQVADRLEKIVDLPRDEANRRLMSVPGVGIWTAAEVSQRALGDPDALSVGDYHLAAMVGWSLLGKPLDDAGMVEYLAPLQPHRQRAVRLLEVSGQAVKPKFGPRTAVVDHSRH; encoded by the coding sequence ATGACGGCTTCGCTGGAGGTGGTCGAGACCACCCTGACCGCGCGGCGTCCCCTGGACGTCGCCATGTCGTTGCAGCCGCTGCAGCGCGGCAAGGGCGACCCCTGCCACCGGCGGACGGCCGACGGCGCGATCTGGCGGACGTCGGTGCAGAAATCGGGCCCGGTCACCTATCGCCTGACCCAGATCGACCGCCACTCGGTGCGCTGCCAGGCGTGGGGTGCGGGTGCTCCCGAGCTGGCCGCGGGGCTGGGCCGCCTCGTCGGCGACCACGACGAGTGCGCCGACTTCGCCCCCGACCATCCGATCCTCGCCGAGGCCCACCGCCGTTTCCCGCACCTGCGGCTCGGCCGCACGGACCGGGTGCTGGAGGCCCTCGTGCCCGCGATCCTCGAGCAGCGGGTGCACGGCATCGCCGCGTTCGCGTCGTGGCGCCGTCTCGTGTGGAAGTTCGGCGCGCCTGCTCCCGGCCCGGCCCCGGACGGGATGCGGCTGCCGCCGACCGCGGACGTGTGGCGGCGGGTGCCGTCGTGGGAGTTCCATCGCGCCAACGTCGACCCCGCCCGGTCCCGCACGATCGTCCGCTGCGCGCAGGTGGCCGACCGGCTGGAGAAGATCGTCGACCTCCCCCGCGACGAGGCGAATCGCCGGCTGATGTCTGTTCCCGGCGTCGGGATCTGGACGGCGGCCGAGGTGTCGCAGCGCGCGCTCGGCGATCCCGATGCCCTGTCGGTCGGCGACTATCACCTGGCTGCGATGGTCGGGTGGTCGCTGCTCGGGAAGCCCCTCGACGACGCCGGGATGGTGGAGTACCTGGCTCCGCTGCAGCCGCATCGCCAACGCGCCGTGCGACTGCTGGAGGTGAGCGGGCAGGCCGTCAAACCCAAGTTCGGCCCTCGCACGGCGGTCGTCGACCACAGCCGGCACTGA
- a CDS encoding amidohydrolase family protein: MSEDLRVQEFWRALGLPGIIDVHTHFMPANVMEKVWGYFDAVGPLTGREWPIHYRHEEDVRVEHLRGFGVRRFTSMIYPHKPDMAAWLNQWSAEFAAQTPDCLRTSTFYPEESAAAYVAEAVETGTRVFKSHIQVGDYSPNDPLLDPVWGVLQDAGVPVVIHCGSGPAPGTHTGPGPIAELLSRYPRLHPIIAHMGLPEYREFLDLADQYANVYLDTTMTFTDYTEAATPFPRDQVHRLSELQERILFGSDFPNIPYPYLDALEGLTRFDLGEPWLRAVVHDNAARLFAID; encoded by the coding sequence TTGTCCGAGGATCTGCGGGTGCAGGAGTTCTGGCGTGCGCTGGGGCTGCCCGGCATCATCGACGTCCACACCCACTTCATGCCCGCGAATGTGATGGAGAAGGTGTGGGGTTACTTCGACGCGGTCGGTCCCCTCACCGGACGTGAGTGGCCCATTCACTACCGGCACGAAGAGGATGTCCGCGTCGAGCATCTCCGCGGGTTCGGGGTCCGCCGGTTCACGTCGATGATCTACCCGCACAAGCCGGACATGGCCGCGTGGCTGAACCAGTGGTCGGCCGAATTCGCCGCGCAGACCCCCGACTGCCTGCGGACGTCCACGTTCTACCCTGAGGAGTCCGCGGCCGCGTATGTCGCGGAGGCAGTCGAAACGGGCACGCGCGTGTTCAAGTCCCACATCCAGGTGGGCGACTACTCGCCGAACGATCCGCTTCTCGACCCCGTGTGGGGTGTGCTGCAGGACGCGGGTGTCCCCGTGGTCATCCATTGCGGGTCGGGGCCGGCGCCCGGCACGCACACGGGCCCGGGCCCGATCGCCGAGTTGCTGTCGCGGTACCCGCGGCTGCACCCGATCATCGCCCACATGGGGCTGCCGGAGTACCGGGAATTCCTGGACCTGGCCGATCAGTACGCCAACGTGTACCTCGACACCACGATGACGTTCACGGACTACACCGAAGCGGCCACACCGTTTCCGCGCGACCAGGTGCACCGGCTGTCGGAACTGCAGGAACGAATCCTGTTCGGCAGCGACTTCCCCAACATCCCGTATCCCTACCTCGACGCGCTCGAGGGTCTCACCCGATTCGACCTCGGCGAGCCGTGGCTGCGGGCAGTTGTCCACGACAACGCGGCGCGGCTCTTCGCCATCGACTGA
- a CDS encoding M23 family metallopeptidase yields the protein MGSHHRANGSSVRFEIDPDAARGRHRNQQAGAGVGIKAATVAAATGAIVVGAAQLGAGNAAAAPVDSHETSGAQTLPGLPFEIPAGVLPAGFELPADLGTAAQNLGGPDLGAQAQQWLSSVNPVKPHTVQPVSGKLTSDFGSRWGAHHGGIDIAAPIGTSVLAAADGQVIDAGAASGFGLWVRLLHDDGTVTVYGHVNDYTVSVGQRVTAGQEIAHVGNRGQSTGPHLHFEVHDANGNKIDPGRWLQERGVAVTWGNAGANA from the coding sequence GTGGGTTCCCACCACCGGGCGAACGGGTCTTCCGTTCGCTTCGAGATCGATCCGGACGCGGCGCGCGGGCGCCATCGCAACCAGCAGGCCGGAGCGGGTGTGGGCATCAAGGCCGCGACTGTCGCGGCCGCTACCGGAGCCATCGTCGTCGGTGCAGCCCAGCTGGGCGCCGGAAACGCCGCCGCCGCCCCCGTCGACTCCCACGAGACGAGCGGCGCGCAGACGCTGCCGGGCCTGCCGTTCGAGATCCCGGCCGGTGTCCTCCCCGCCGGCTTCGAATTGCCCGCAGACCTCGGCACCGCCGCCCAGAACCTCGGCGGCCCCGACCTCGGCGCCCAGGCTCAGCAGTGGCTGTCCTCCGTCAACCCGGTCAAGCCCCACACGGTTCAGCCGGTCTCGGGCAAGCTGACCTCCGACTTCGGTTCCCGCTGGGGAGCCCACCACGGCGGCATCGACATCGCGGCGCCCATCGGCACGTCGGTGCTCGCAGCCGCGGACGGCCAGGTCATCGACGCCGGTGCGGCGTCCGGCTTCGGACTGTGGGTGCGTCTGCTGCACGACGACGGCACCGTCACCGTCTACGGACACGTCAACGACTACACCGTGAGCGTCGGGCAGCGCGTCACCGCAGGGCAGGAAATCGCCCACGTCGGCAACCGCGGCCAGTCCACCGGACCGCACCTGCACTTCGAGGTGCACGACGCGAACGGAAACAAGATCGATCCCGGTCGCTGGCTGCAGGAGCGCGGCGTGGCCGTCACCTGGGGCAACGCGGGCGCCAACGCGTAA
- a CDS encoding energy-coupling factor ABC transporter ATP-binding protein codes for MTAAVHLDGVSFTYPDGRAALHRIDLTVEPGERVAVLGPNGAGKTTLMLHLNGILTATEGSVTVCGLALPRGASRDTLREVRRRVGIVFQDPDDQLFMPTVAQDVAFGPVNFGVTGTTLDERVRDALAAVDMTAQSDRNPAHLSVGQRRRVALATVLACAPDVLVLDEPSSNLDPVARRELAEVLLGIDTTHLLVTHDLPYAAQLCTRAVILDEGRLVADGPILDLLGDPALLALHRLELPWGFQLPATGPLSPGERSVTPPSG; via the coding sequence ATGACCGCGGCCGTGCACCTCGACGGCGTCTCGTTCACGTATCCGGACGGCAGGGCCGCGCTGCACCGGATCGACCTGACGGTGGAACCCGGCGAGCGGGTGGCCGTCCTCGGTCCGAACGGGGCCGGCAAGACCACACTGATGTTGCACCTCAACGGCATTCTGACGGCCACCGAGGGCAGCGTCACGGTGTGCGGGCTGGCGCTGCCGCGGGGTGCGTCCCGCGACACGTTGCGCGAGGTCCGACGGCGGGTCGGGATCGTCTTCCAGGATCCCGACGACCAGTTGTTCATGCCCACCGTCGCGCAGGACGTCGCGTTCGGTCCGGTCAATTTCGGGGTCACGGGGACCACGCTCGACGAGCGTGTGCGCGACGCGCTGGCGGCCGTCGACATGACGGCGCAGTCCGATCGCAACCCCGCGCACCTCTCGGTGGGCCAGCGCCGCCGGGTCGCGCTGGCGACCGTCCTCGCGTGCGCGCCGGACGTCCTCGTCCTGGACGAGCCGTCGAGCAATCTCGACCCCGTTGCCCGGCGCGAACTGGCCGAGGTTCTCCTGGGTATCGACACCACACACCTGCTCGTCACGCACGACCTCCCGTACGCCGCCCAACTGTGCACGCGCGCCGTGATCCTCGACGAGGGGCGCCTGGTGGCCGACGGCCCGATCCTGGACCTGCTCGGCGACCCCGCCCTGCTCGCCCTGCATCGCCTCGAGTTGCCGTGGGGTTTCCAGCTTCCCGCGACCGGGCCTCTTTCGCCCGGCGAACGATCCGTGACACCGCCGTCCGGGTAG
- the cycA gene encoding D-serine/D-alanine/glycine transporter yields the protein MADRTSSTGSIGSGGDPGTRAEGEPHLSRQLANRHIQLIAIGGAIGTGLFMGSGKTISLAGPSVIFVYMIIGFMLFFVMRAMGELLLSNLHYKSFSDFTADLLGPWAGFFTGWTYWFCWIVTGIADIIAISGYVRYWWPDLQLWIPALIAIATLLLLNLPTVRAFGETEFWFALIKIIAILSLIVVGLVMVFTHFTSPGGSEAGFDNLWNDGGMFPTGAMGFVAGFQIAVFAFVGIELVGTTAAEAKDPEKNLPKAINSIPIRILLFYVVSLIVIISVTPWREVVPGESPFTAMFTLAGLGIAAGVIQFVVLTSAASSANSGIYSTSRMVYGLAQEGDAPARLGRLSSRKVPANALMFSCAFLLSAIALLFSGDSVIEAFTTVTTISSVLFIFVWTMILASYLVYRRRRPELHEASRFKMPGGVVMCWVVLAFFVFLIWALTQEDDTLEALLVTPAWFVVLGIAWAVIRRRAPHRARYAAFKAELEERRT from the coding sequence ATGGCTGACCGCACTTCCTCGACGGGTTCGATCGGATCGGGCGGCGACCCGGGGACGAGAGCGGAGGGCGAGCCGCATCTCTCGAGGCAGCTCGCCAACCGGCACATCCAGCTGATCGCGATCGGCGGAGCAATCGGCACGGGCCTGTTCATGGGGTCCGGGAAGACGATCTCGCTGGCCGGACCGTCGGTGATCTTCGTCTACATGATCATCGGCTTCATGCTGTTCTTCGTGATGCGGGCGATGGGTGAGCTGCTGCTCTCCAACCTGCACTACAAGTCGTTCTCCGACTTCACGGCCGACCTGCTGGGCCCTTGGGCCGGGTTCTTCACGGGGTGGACGTACTGGTTCTGCTGGATCGTCACCGGTATCGCCGACATCATCGCGATCTCCGGTTACGTGCGGTACTGGTGGCCCGACCTCCAGCTGTGGATCCCGGCGCTGATCGCCATCGCGACGCTCCTGCTGCTGAATCTGCCGACCGTGCGGGCGTTCGGCGAGACCGAGTTCTGGTTCGCGCTGATCAAGATCATCGCCATTCTCAGCCTCATCGTCGTCGGACTCGTGATGGTGTTCACGCACTTCACGTCGCCGGGCGGCTCGGAGGCCGGATTCGACAACCTGTGGAACGACGGCGGCATGTTCCCGACCGGCGCGATGGGCTTCGTGGCCGGATTTCAGATCGCGGTCTTCGCGTTCGTCGGTATCGAGCTCGTCGGAACCACGGCGGCCGAGGCGAAGGATCCGGAGAAGAACCTGCCGAAGGCCATCAACTCCATCCCGATCCGCATCCTGCTGTTCTATGTGGTGTCGCTGATCGTGATCATCTCGGTCACGCCGTGGCGTGAGGTCGTCCCCGGGGAGAGCCCCTTCACGGCGATGTTCACGCTCGCCGGTCTGGGGATCGCGGCGGGTGTCATCCAGTTCGTGGTGCTGACGTCCGCGGCATCCTCCGCCAATTCGGGGATCTATTCGACGTCCCGGATGGTGTACGGCCTCGCGCAGGAGGGTGACGCACCGGCCAGGCTCGGCAGGCTCAGTTCCCGCAAGGTTCCGGCCAACGCGCTGATGTTCTCTTGCGCGTTCCTGCTGTCGGCGATCGCGCTGCTGTTCTCCGGCGACTCGGTCATCGAGGCGTTCACGACTGTGACGACAATCTCATCGGTGCTGTTCATCTTCGTGTGGACGATGATCCTGGCCAGCTATCTCGTGTACCGGAGGCGCCGCCCCGAACTGCACGAGGCCTCGAGGTTCAAGATGCCCGGTGGGGTGGTGATGTGCTGGGTCGTCCTGGCCTTCTTCGTCTTTCTCATCTGGGCGTTGACACAGGAGGACGACACCCTCGAGGCGCTCCTCGTCACCCCGGCATGGTTCGTCGTGCTCGGAATCGCGTGGGCGGTGATTCGCCGGCGTGCCCCGCACCGCGCTCGTTACGCCGCCTTCAAGGCGGAACTCGAGGAACGCCGAACATAA
- a CDS encoding ribonuclease H family protein has product MIIVSTDGSCLRNPGGAIGWAWVNHEGPSQSGGEPSGTNQIAELRALLEAITAHPGADPLLIESDSQYAIKCASEWLPGWKRKGWKTAGGAPVKNLALVQSIDRAIAERPGPVRFRWVRGHVGNHYNEMADVLAGEAARAVASGAVAPTPVSAPAPAPAAAPAPVAPTPEAEDAFTLF; this is encoded by the coding sequence ATGATCATCGTGAGTACCGACGGATCCTGCCTCCGCAACCCCGGTGGGGCGATCGGCTGGGCATGGGTCAATCACGAGGGTCCCAGCCAATCGGGTGGCGAACCCTCCGGGACCAACCAGATCGCCGAGCTGCGGGCGCTGCTCGAAGCGATCACCGCGCATCCCGGCGCCGATCCGCTGCTGATCGAATCCGACTCCCAGTACGCCATCAAGTGCGCTTCGGAATGGCTGCCCGGGTGGAAACGCAAGGGCTGGAAGACGGCGGGCGGCGCCCCCGTCAAGAATCTCGCGCTGGTGCAGTCCATCGACCGGGCCATCGCCGAACGCCCCGGGCCGGTCCGCTTCCGCTGGGTTCGCGGCCACGTCGGCAACCACTACAACGAGATGGCCGACGTCCTCGCCGGCGAGGCGGCCCGCGCCGTCGCATCCGGTGCGGTCGCGCCGACGCCGGTCTCCGCCCCCGCACCGGCGCCCGCCGCCGCGCCGGCGCCTGTCGCGCCGACCCCCGAGGCCGAGGACGCGTTCACGCTGTTCTGA
- a CDS encoding VOC family protein — translation MTNTANRPAALHSYFAYRDAPAALRWLERAFGFETTLEFSDDNGGIMHSELRRGDAAIMVFSDDGDYDRPALRGETVGHGTYLSVGTAGEVDEVYATALDAGATSVWAPANTEWGNYRCRILDLEGFEWTFGTLRPGEISGE, via the coding sequence ATGACCAACACAGCGAACCGCCCCGCCGCCCTGCACTCGTACTTCGCATACCGCGACGCCCCGGCCGCTCTGCGGTGGCTGGAACGAGCCTTCGGTTTCGAGACCACTCTCGAATTCTCGGACGACAACGGCGGGATCATGCATTCCGAATTGCGCAGAGGTGATGCCGCCATCATGGTCTTCAGCGACGACGGCGACTACGACCGGCCTGCGCTCAGGGGCGAGACTGTCGGGCACGGTACCTATCTCAGCGTCGGCACCGCCGGCGAAGTCGACGAGGTGTATGCCACCGCCCTCGATGCCGGCGCCACCTCGGTCTGGGCACCCGCGAACACCGAATGGGGCAACTACCGCTGCCGGATCCTCGATCTCGAGGGTTTCGAGTGGACATTCGGCACCCTACGCCCGGGCGAGATCAGCGGCGAATGA